The genomic interval ATATTCCAACTGTTGATGCCACACTTATGAAAGGTACCGAAGCTTATCGAGATACGCACGTGTAATGGGGTAATCCCTTCCTCATCCTTATGGTTGGCACTGAACTTCTTCTCGTCGAATAATCTTTGCATGGCAGGAACCTCCCCTATCCGGGCAATCTGCATGATATCTTCACCAAGGGGGATTGACCCCCTGGCAGCTCCACGCTCTGGGTTCATTGTCTTGAGCTCAACACTGGCATCTTCGTGGGTAACCTTTGGAGGGATGGCTCGGCCTTTACCGCCGACTGCGGAGGGTGGACTTGAGCCTAGGGTTGCAAAATTGCCGTTGGTGTGCGTTCCTGTCGAAGAATTCCCGGAGGACATTTCTGTCTACAGTCCTAAGAAGATCTTTTCAAGAGGGGGGCGCGCCTGTAATGGTCCTTGAATGTGGAAGAAAGAGTGACAAACTAATTTGTGCACGGGGAAACTCGTTCGGCGGTGACAGGTTCTCTCTCCACACGATCTAAAGAAGCATTGCTGAATCAAAACAAATAATCAGTCTATTAATCGACAAGCCCGTGCACAAACCCGTGCAGGGAGATGTGTGATCTGTGATAAAAGAATCAGAGGttgtgaagaggagaaggaaaaaaaaaaaaagaaaacgagagAGAATATACTTGGGACGTGAAGGGCGAGGctacttctttttctttggtcgGGGAAAACTCTCCGCGGACACTAAGAGATCACCGTCTCGTGAAGTTTATAAAagtaattaattcttttatttgcTCGACTGTCAATGTTTTTAGACGCTCGGGAACACTAAGAAGAAACTATTCTCTGACCATCAATGGGCAGTCTAGGACTGTACATATTTTGCTTTAGAACCCATCATAACTAAGAAAACTGGATTACTCAGCCGTAAGAATATTGATTGAATTAGGCAACCGCATTGTAACGCTACCTGGGTGATGGAATAGTATTGGATGGGTTAACCATACAACatagaagaaacaaaagagaagacATCCCATAAAAATCCCGAAAACCATCGGTCTACATACTAACTGGCAATCTCACCGTGATGGAGAACATTCTTTTCGAGAGCCCTTGCCTGATTCGTGAGCATGGAAACATCAACTCGCAATTCAAAATCAGCCAGAAAGCAAAAGCTAATCTCGAGCTTCGAAAGTTCGCGTTCAGTCACTCCGCCAACTTTCGCAATGCGACTATGAGGATAACTAAGATCTTCCAGCGCTTTCATCGCTACCCGAAGACCAGCAAGGACCAGACGGTGCATGTTCTTATGGTTTAGTGATATAGTTCTGTCGACAGTAACCATTCGGGTAAAGTACATGCTTGTAGCAAGATAGACGGCTGTTGACATTGGGCAGTAGCGATGAAGCCGCAGGAGGTAGTCTTTTAATGTGATTGAAGGCACGCGCTTCGAGAGAAACCTCTTGGAAAGTATGCCCAGCTGGACATGATCGCGTCCCGCATCACTATAGCCTGCAGGGCAGCAATGTATCTCGGTACCGTTTACGGGGGTGACTTCCCCACTGGACACGCTATCACCTTGAGCCCTGTTCTTGGTTAGGGAAAAGGCATCTACCCGACAGTCGTCCGGGTCGTCAATAGTCTGCTTAGCGAGCAGTTCGATATAGACGCATAGTAGTCCCAATGCTGAATCCGGCGGCATTTGCTCGATACCATCGCTCTTCAAGGCACCTTCCTTGTCCTCTCTCGCGGGTCCTAGATCGGATTGTGTCCACCGAGAAACTACGTCCGACTGCAGATCATGAGGTGCTTCATCCTCAGAGCTGCGCCCCATCATTTCGACAAGCCGTAGACTTTTGATGGGATGGATATAGTAACGCGGTACAATACACCTGGCCTACAGGTGTATACCAAGCAGTCGATGAGCATGGCATTGTGGGACTAAGCCCAGGGTACAAACATTACTATGCCGGCACTAGGTTGAGTTGAGTTGTAAGAGATGGCACGCAGGTGTTTGGGGAAACAAGTGAGGAGGGGTAAGATCGAGTGCCTATATTCAAGCCACGTAGGTGGGGTGTCCTAAACAAAAACGATGTATAGGCGTGAAATATTCACGTAAACAACCCATCCACAGAGCTTTGTTCAATGCATGGGCGATCTCCTTGCTGTGGGGATTCAGTTATTCAGTTAATTCCAGGTTTATCTCACAAACGCACGTGTATTTCAGAGCTTCGAAGTAATCGAAGCATTTGGCTGGGGGGACCTGTGGTGCAGAATGAGGGATTTTGACTGATACGTACATCCTGGCATTAAAGGTCCAAAATCACATGACATGATAAAGGGGTCCTCTTGGACATATATTAAGTACTCCCGACTATAATAGACCGCGGCCCCAAGCGAGGTGAAACTGAAACTCGCAATGCATATTTGACTGCACTGAATGATAAAACGTGACTAAAAATATCTACCTACAGTGTAATCAAATCGATGGATACGCGCGAGCTGCTATAGTTCAATGACCTAAACGCTACTGCCAGTGGAAAATCTGCCGCCTGCCCAAACCTAAATATAGAGGCAAGCCTCACATTGGATTTTCAGTCACTTCCAGACCACTGATG from Aspergillus flavus chromosome 7, complete sequence carries:
- a CDS encoding putative cyclin-dependent protein kinase complex component (unnamed protein product), giving the protein MMGRSSEDEAPHDLQSDVVSRWTQSDLGPAREDKEGALKSDGIEQMPPDSALGLLCVYIELLAKQTIDDPDDCRVDAFSLTKNRAQGDSVSSGEVTPVNGTEIHCCPAGYSDAGRDHVQLGILSKRFLSKRVPSITLKDYLLRLHRYCPMSTAVYLATSMYFTRMVTVDRTISLNHKNMHRLVLAGLRVAMKALEDLSYPHSRIAKVGGVTERELSKLEISFCFLADFELRVDVSMLTNQARALEKNVLHHGEIAS